A part of Astyanax mexicanus isolate ESR-SI-001 chromosome 2, AstMex3_surface, whole genome shotgun sequence genomic DNA contains:
- the si:ch73-233f7.1 gene encoding protocadherin-10 produces the protein MDKRLEGRRWTFAGSLLCLLVCVCALNRALAQIRYSIPEELEHGAFVGNIAEDLGLDVAKLSARRFRIVSGARKQYLEVNLENGILFVNEKIDREELCEQSPLCFLHLQVVIENPLELYRVEVEVLDVNDNAPSFPWSEFNLEITESAAPGSRFPLESAQDLDVGTNSLRSYLLSANRHFALDIQTRNDGSKFAELVLESALDREQQKTHEMVLTAVDGGSPLRSGTAQITVTVLDANDNVPVFERPVYRVSLVENAPRGTLVLKLNATDVDEGANGEIVYSFSGHAPLRVRELFSVDAHTGEIRVKGVVDYEKSAVHELYVQAKDKGPSAVAVHCKVLVDVLDVNDNAPEVILTSVSTPVQEDAPPGTVIAVVSVTDRDSGENGAVDCQIPSNVPFQLHSSFKNYYTLVTSDLLDRESVAEYNITLTARDSGLPPLSMSKTLLVQVADINDNAPRFLQPSYTVYVTENNAPGASICSVTAFDPDSNQNAYLSYSILEGQIQGMPVSTYVSINSDNGNVYALRSFDYERLRNFQIRVRAQDAGFPPLSGNVTVNVFVLDQNDNAPVIVSPLPTNGTAATEVVPRSVDAGYLAAKITALDADAGQNSRLSYQVLHATDPGLFSVALYTGEIRTIRRFVEKDAARQRLVVLVRDNGQPPLSATASIVLSVVDSVPESPSELGDPSRGARPPSNLALYLIVSLSTVSLIFLVAIIVLAGFKCYKDGGDSLSSFGSAACCTFEDEPPPTDVLKKSNLNVQLSTGAKVPTGCVEVNGGTGGTGTGTAQQPYCYKVCLTPESTKSDFMFLKPCSPGGARNNATRNHGPAVNNGATTPNELKQDNTDWALTKNQTSSLKSYNSINMDGTLRKAMQNDSENYVSPMAAGQYWTWGTGRVREYRMSSPAPGLPQQRAWTPRYTPTNNPQPQQPAPHPGHPPPDYQHNVYIPGTPSALCTLRPSHRSELDVHNSFSTFGKKRKFISPSSYDPRDDTGTEVINNDLYNE, from the exons ATGGATAAGAGGCTCGAAGGGAGGAGATGGACGTTTGCTGGGTCACTGCTCTGCCTACTCGTGTGCGTGTGTGCGCTGAACCGCGCGCTCGCGCAGATCCGCTACTCGATTCCCGAGGAGCTGGAGCACGGCGCATTTGTTGGAAACATTGCCGAGGACTTGGGTTTGGATGTCGCCAAACTCTCTGCCAGGCGATTTCGGATCGTGTCTGGGGCGAGGAAGCAGTACTTGGAGGTGAACTTGGAGAATGGGATTTTATTCGTAAATGAGAAGATCGACCGTGAGGAGCTGTGCGAGCAGAGCCCGCTTTGTTTCTTGCACTTGCAGGTGGTAATCGAGAACCCACTGGAGCTGTACAGAGTGGAGGTCGAGGTTTTGGATGTTAATGATAACGCACCGAGCTTCCCCTGGAGTGAGTTCAACCTGGAGATCACCGAATCGGCAGCACCTGGCTCTCGCTTTCCTCTGGAGAGCGCGCAGGACCTAGACGTGGGTACGAACTCTTTGCGTTCGTACTTGCTGAGCGCGAACCGGCACTTCGCGCTGGACATTCAGACGCGCAACGACGGCAGCAAGTTTGCCGAGCTCGTGCTGGAGTCCGCGCTGGACCGCGAGCAGCAGAAGACGCACGAGATGGTGTTGACCGCCGTGGACGGCGGATCGCCGCTGCGCTCGGGCACAGCGCAGATTACTGTCACCGTACTGGACGCCAACGACAACGTTCCCGTCTTTGAACGGCCCGTATACCGCGTAAGTCTCGTGGAAAACGCGCCTCGCGGCACGCTCGTGCTCAAGCTCAACGCCACAGACGTAGACGAGGGTGCGAACGGTGAGATCGTATACTCTTTCAGCGGCCACGCGCCCTTGCGGGTGCGCGAGCTCTTCAGCGTGGACGCGCACACCGGGGAGATCCGCGTAAAAGGGGTGGTGGACTATGAGAAGTCTGCCGTACACGAGCTCTACGTGCAGGCAAAAGACAAGGGTCCGTCCGCTGTGGCCGTGCATTGCAAGGTGCTCGTGGACGTGCTGGACGTCAACGACAACGCGCCTGAGGTCATCCTCACGTCCGTATCCACACCTGTACAGGAGGACGCGCCACCAGGCACCGTGATAGCCGTAGTGAGTGTGACAGACAGGGACTCGGGGGAGAACGGAGCCGTGGACTGTCAGATACCGAGCAACGTACCGTTTCAGCTGCACTCCTCTTTCAAGAACTATTACACTCTCGTAACCAGCGACCTTTTGGACAGAGAATCCGTGGCTGAGTACAACATTACGCTGACGGCGCGCGACTCGGGCTTGCCACCACTCTCCATGAGCAAAACTCTGCTCGTGCAGGTTGCGGATATAAACGACAACGCACCCCGCTTCCTCCAGCCGTCATACACAGTGTACGTGACCGAAAACAATGCGCCGGGTGCATCCATCTGCTCGGTCACTGCTTTCGACCCCGACTCGAATCAGAACGCGTACCTGTCCTATTCCATTCTGGAGGGTCAGATTCAGGGCATGCCCGTGTCCACATATGTCTCCATCAACTCGGACAACGGCAACGTGTACGCGCTGCGTTCCTTCGACTATGAGAGGTTGCGCAACTTCCAGATCCGTGTGCGCGCGCAGGACGCGGGCTTCCCTCCGCTCAGTGGAAACGTGACCGTTAATGTATTTGTGCTGGACCAGAACGACAACGCTCCGGTCATTGTGTCGCCGCTGCCCACCAACGGCACGGCAGCTACCGAGGTGGTGCCGCGCTCGGTGGACGCAGGATACCTGGCGGCGAAAATCACAGCGCTGGACGCGGACGCCGGACAGAACTCGCGCCTCTCGTACCAAGTGCTGCACGCCACGGATCCCGGGCTTTTCAGCGTGGCGCTGTACACCGGTGAGATCAGAACTATCCGCCGTTTCGTGGAAAAAGACGCCGCGCGCCAAAGGCTCGTGGTTTTGGTCAGGGACAATGGACAGCCGCCGCTCTCGGCCACCGCCTCCATCGTGTTGTCCGTTGTGGACAGCGTGCCCGAGTCACCCTCCGAACTTGGCGACCCGTCGCGCGGCGCGCGCCCCCCCTCAAACCTTGCGCTCTACCTCATCGTTTCACTCAGTACCGTCTCACTCATCTTCCTCGTGGCCATCATTGTGCTGGCCGGCTTTAAGTGCTACAAAGACGGCGGGGACTCGCTCTCCTCTTTCGGCAGCGCTGCGTGCTGCACTTTCGAAGACGAGCCTCCTCCCACCGACGTGCTCAAAAAGTCCAACCTGAACGTGCAGCTCTCCACCGGTGCTAAAGTGCCCACGGGATGCGTAGAGGTGAACGGCGGCACCGGAGGAACAGGAACCGGAACAGCGCAGCAGCCGTACTGCTACAAAGTGTGTCTGACTCCAGAATCGACCAAGAGCGACTTCATGTTCCTGAAGCCGTGCAGTCCCGGGGGCGCGAGAAATAACGCTACAAGGAACCATGGACCAGCGGTGAATAACGGAGCTACGACTCCAAACGAG CTAAAGCAAGATAACACAGACTGGGCTCTCACCAAGAATCAAACTTCTTCTTTAAAAAG CTATAATTCCATTAACATGGATGGCACTCTGAGGAAGGCCATGCAGAATGATTCTGAAAACTATGTCAGTCCAATGGCTGCAGGACAGTATTGGACCTGGGGGActggaagagtgagag AGTATAGAATGTCTTCTCCAGCGCCAGGCCTACCGCAGCAACGGGCATGGACACCCCGCTACACTCCCACAAACAACCCCCAACCGCAGCAGCCTGCACCTCACCCTGGCCACCCTCCTCCCGACTACCAACACAATGTCTACATCCCTGGTACTCCCTCTGCCCTGTGCACTCTTCGACCAAGCCACCGCAGTGAGCTTGACGTTCACAACTCATTCTCCACCTTCGGCAAGAAGCGCAAGTTCATCTCTCCCAGCAGTTACGATCCTCGAGATGACACAGGGACTGAGGTCATCAATAATGACTTATATAATGAATGA